In Dromaius novaehollandiae isolate bDroNov1 chromosome 29, bDroNov1.hap1, whole genome shotgun sequence, the DNA window AGCAGGGCTACCCTTGGAACGGGAAGTAAAATTATTATCAGTTATTTTCTGTGCGAGTTTTTCTTCAAATGGTTCATAGCCTTCCCCAGGGCTCTTCAAAAGGGCCTGCACTGAGGTGCTGCAGAGGGGAACCCAGCCTGTGGTTATGCTGTGTCTGTGGCCGATGGCTAACGTTGATTTGAGCTCTGTGACGCTTCCTGTAGTCTGTGGCTCGGCTAAGCTCTGCCCAGTTTCAGGACCGCTAATTCCCAGTCTCCTGCTCCGTTGCTGCCCTGGTTCATGGGGGAAAGAAGAAAGCGGGTACATGGAGGGATGTTGCCAAAAGTTGGGAGTGGGGGACCTTGATAAAAGGAGTACGAGGAGGTCCGTGGAGCCTGTGGCTGGGACGTCTCTGGAGAGGTGGATTCATGggttatttgtgtgtgtgtgaacattGTACACAGAGGTTGGGATTTGGGGAGGTTCTCATGCCTTCATGGCCCTCCTCCCACCAGAGGTCTGCAGGTAACTGCCTGAGCAACACGGGACCTCTCAAGGCTTCCTCCTGGAAACTGAGCCAGCAGCTTTTGCTTTGCTTGCCGGTTTTGCAGTGGGGAAGTCAGTACATTTCCTAATCTGTCGGAAACAGAAGGGTGGAGCCTCTCTGGTGTGAGGCTAGTTAGCGGAGTGGCCCGAGTATACGAAGGTGCGCTGGGAGACCAGCGGTGTCCCACATTGCCAAGCTCATGTTTAAGGAATTGAACCCTGATCCCACTCCCTGCTCTGGTCCTCTTCTCCCTCGTCATTTTGCAGAGTCTCTATGCAGTCGTCATTACTGGTgagctgggcagagctgctggccagCCTCGTCTTCGGCacgctgctgctcctcctcgAAGCGCTCTTCCGAGCCGTGGTGGTCATCGGGTTCCTGCTCTACCTGCTCGTCACTAACTGAAGGCAGGAAAGTGGGGAAGGCACCTCCTCTCCCCCTTGTGCCCAGAGCTCTTCAGCGAGAAGAGAGGAGGAATACACAAACCAGAAGAACAGATGGAGAGAAACGGGAGCAGTAGCCAAAGGAAGAGGGGAGGTATGGACTTTTTCTGGCTTCCTATGCTCCATCCTTGGTTGGCAGCTTTTTCTCCGCACCCAAAGCACTAACTTCAGCAACGGGCTTCCAGCAAACCTGAACTCCAGGTTCAGGTCATTGCCCCCCGCTACATGAAGGGCAGCCAGGTCCCGGAGAGGTGGCAGTGCCTCGCCTCGggcagcagctctccctcccAGGCACCAGCCTGTCCTACCAGCGCCAAATCCCCGTGCACCTCCAGGCGCCGGCCTCCAGTCgcctccccggggcagcggggcctggcgcaggcagcaGCTCTCCGTTTCTCCCCGGGGAGGGGTGGTTATTGCTATTTTTGGGGCTAAAAGCTGGTGTTTCGCAGACGCTTCTGCCAGGTTTCCTTGGGCAAAGCCTCTGCTCCGAAAGCGGACGCAGGGCGGGGCAGGCAGAGCACGGCGGCGCGCTGTGCGCACGCGCGGagtcccggggcggggggaaggacTACATTTCCCAGAGGGCCGCGCGGCGCCTTCCGCTCTGCGGGGACTTCCGGTCGCTCTGTGCTGACTCGGCCTTCCGCTGGgtgccgcggggcagcggggcggacACGGTGAGGGGCGTCCGGGGGTCGTGGGGGCAGCGGGGGGTCCATGGCGGGGGATTgaggggggccgtggggcagggaggattcatgaggggaggtcctggggagtctgtggggcagaggagggccacggggggaggtcctgggggggtctgtggggcaggagaTGCCACGGAGGGAGTCCTAGGGGtggtctgtggggcaggggagggccatggtggggggctgtggggcaggcgaGGGCCATGGGGGCAGTCCTGGGGGGGAcctatggggcaggggagggcTATGGGGAggtctgtggggcaggagggggccaTGAGGGGAGTCCtagggggggtctgtggggcaggggagggccatggggggagtcctggggggtctgtggggcaggggagggctATGGGGGGTCTCTAGGGATAGAGAAGAGCCATGGGGGGGAGTCCTGGGGGAAGGGGGTCTTTAGGGATAGGAGAGGTTCATGGGGAGAGCTCTGGGGGTGGGAGTGTGTGTCTCCGCGAGGGaagggaggccggggggggggcttctCTGGGGGGCAAGatagccctggggggggggggtgaaggcaTTCTGGAGGGGGACCTTGGGGGAAGAGGGGGTCTGCTTTTTGGGACAAGGGAGATCTGCTTAGGGGTGAGGGAGTCCTGGGGCGTCAATGGGGCCGGGGAGCTGCATGAGGAAGACgtgggaggcaggagggtggcTACGGAGGGGGGAGGAgttgggcaggggggtttctggaAGCAGGGAGCTGTATGGGAGAGTGTGGGGGGCAAGAGGAGCCCTCAAGGGGTGAGGGAGTCCTTGTCGGGAGGCGGCAGGCTGTTAGGAGCAGCTTGCAGGGGGGAGGGGTGTCCCTGGGCTGGGGGCAGCACCAGTGTCTGGGCTGCGGGTCTCCCGTCTGCACCACTCAGTGGAACTGGGTGGTTCTTTGCCCCGGGTTTGCAGGGAGCAATAGCTCGAGCTGGCGCTGGGTCTCTGGGCTGGGTGGGGTAtgggagcagctgggggggggtGGGAATGTAGGGAGGGAAGCCAGGGGGTGTTGAAGGAAAAGAAGGGTCTCCTGGCACCGAGAGCAGACGCTCTGACGTGTCAGCAGCTCTTCATTGAAAAGAGCTGACAAGGCCCCTTCTGGGTAACGTGTGTAATCACTGCGTGGTCTCCTCATGCTGTCTGTGGGGCAGCTCTGGAGATGCTGGACTCAGGGAAACGGGGACACGTGGCCTGAAGCAGGGAGTTGTAGGGAGCGAAAGGCCGCTGGAGGGAGTTGGTAGTAGCTGCTGGCAGGGAATAAGAGAGTAATTTACGTCGGAAATGAGCTCGTGCTCTCTGAGAGGAacggggaagctggtggggaAAAGAACCAGCTCTGTTTGTAAGAGCTGGCACAGACAGTGATGGAAAGCTGCTACACTTTGCtgtgcctttttaattttttttatcagcCATGATAGAAGGTTTCTTGGACACAGTTAACTCTTAATTCAAAATGTTGCTCCCAAAGTTATTGGAAGAGGCTTTGTGGTCTGAGACCTTTGCAAATTACTGCCATGCGATAAAGGGGAAGAGATACGTGTTGGGGCTTTGAAAAGGGAGAAAGCCATCTTTCCTCCCGTGCCTGCGGATCTGGGCCCTTGCTATGCCGTTACTTGGGTTCTTGAGGAAGGGGTACAGGAATTTCAGGGGCGGTTGCAGGCCTGTGTGGAGCCAGGgtccttttctccctgctctgtgAGATGATCCCTTATCAGTGTTGCTGTGAAGCATGCAGCTGTTCATGTTTCTCTGCACATTAACATCTGTATTGTTGTCTTTAGCTGTACCATTTATGTTCTCTTTGCAATGAAATCATCGaagacatttcattttcttttccttctagaTGAAGCTCCTGGTTCTTGCTTTGTTTGCCCTGCTTTACGTGGCCCGCTGTGAGGAAGGGGCCAGGCTGCTGGCCTCCAAGTCCCTATTGAACAGATACGCCGTGGAGGGCAAGGACTTAACCCTGCAGTACAACATCTACAATGTCGGCTCCAGGTAAGCCTCGCCTGTGCTGCTGGTGGCGGCGGGGGCAAATGTTGTGTGCGTTTGTGTGCGTTTCTCTGCAGTGTGTGTGGGCAGGTTGGGATGAGGGGAGAGGCCCAGGGTAAAAGCCCTTGGCGTGTTCCTGCGGTAGTGCTGAGGGTGTGAGATGTGCGCTGAAGACGTTGCCCTGGTGAGAGAGTGGCTCACGTTCCTGTTCCAGAAGTGTGTCTGCTTTCTCCCCTTTCTGAGCTCATTGGAGTCTGCTATGAAACTCCTCTGAGCCTCTTCCTTTGTGCCTCCTCCTTGGGAGCGTGGTGCTGGCCGTGAGAGGCTTTCCTAGTAATGAAGATGAGATTTACAGGTGACCTTTTGGAAGGGCATatgattttggggggggttgaAGGGGGTTCAGTGTATCCCTACAGGTGTGAGGAGCAAATCGGTGTTCAGTGAACTGCCTGAGGCTGTTCCTAGGCTCGTTCCTGATGTGCTGTTGCCTTTGCTCCCCTCACTCTGAGCTCACACCACGAGCATTTGAAGGTCTGACCCTGCGATTTGCCTTTTCCTTCCTGTCCCATTGTCCCGCTTTCGCTGTTTCCGCTTTCACCTCTTGGCTGTTCTAGCTCTGTCCAGCACGGTGCAGTTACGCTCCTGAGTATGCACGCTCCCTTTCTTGGCTTCGTGAGCTTTTTTTCCACAATTCCTTGCCTTTTTTGCAGCTTCTCTGAGCTTTGCCTTCCTCCTTTATGTCAGAACCTGCGTGCTCTGCAGCCTCCTTCTAATAACACTTTGTCTCTCTTCCCCATCTTGTCTTGGTGTCGTCTTATGTTCCAAAAGTCAGTTTTAGCCACTGAATTGCCAATATGGGAGTGCCATCCCTCTGTGGTGCAGTCCCCAGTGAGCAGAACATTGGGTCTAGGACTCTCCTGACCCTATTTTTTGTTGCATTTAGTGCTGCTTTAGATGTGGAGCTGTCGGATGATTCTTTTCCCCCGGAGGATTTTGGCATCGTCTCTGGGATGCTCAACGTCAAGTGGGACAGGATTGCTCCGTATCTTTTTACGTTTTGAAATTATCTCTCCTCCCAACGCTTGTTTTTATCCCTAAGCAACCCAGAGCTCACCTATCTTCATTCCTTGTCACTGGAATTCCAGCTCGCTGTACCCTGGCCAAGGCGTTGGATGCAAACCTCGCTTCTCCTCGAAGGTGCTGTGTGAAAAGTTCCTTGCAAATGGTGTCAGATCACTGTGCGGTCCATAGGACTGGGAAAGAGGAGTGGGTGGATCAGCGTTGGATGGGTCTGGATATCTGTAACTGCAGGGGACTCGGATCTGTCAGCCGGGCTGAATTTACCACCTGCTTTGAGTCTTGTGTTTTACCTATCTTCTTACTTTCCACGCTTTGATGAAATGCAGCCGTTTGCCTTAACTTTGGGATCTCAGAGCTAGTAACGTGTCCCACACCGTGGTTCTGCGGCCTCTCAAAGCCGGCTACTTCAACTTCACTTCTGCTACCATCACGTACCTGGCACAGGAGGGCGGACAGGTTGTGGTGAGTGCCTTTACTTGACTGTCCGTGGGATCCTAGCCCAAACTGAACAGCAGATAGGCCTGACTGTGATCTGAGCTGCTCGTTTGGGGCTGATGCATGTCCCTGCATCCTCAGACAACCTGTCCTGTGCTGCAACAAGGAAAGGTGGCAAATACTAACTTTCCCCCTGCCTTTTTCAGGTTGGTTTCACTAGTGCGCCTGGGCAAGGAGGAATCCTGGCTCAGCGTGAGTTTGACAGGAGGTTCTCTCCTCACTTTGTAAGTATTTTCCAATTGGTAGTTCATTTGTCTGCGTGCTGCACTGCCGTGACTGTAACCCAGCACGGGGGGATGTCGTGCCAGTCTGTGGTACGTCTGCTCGGTGCTACAGTCACCTGGAAAATGCTCAGTGGGGATTGTGGTTAATTGGCATCAGTTCTGCAGAAGAGAATATCACAGAAAGGGCAAACAGTTTTCGTCATAGCCAGCTCTGAGAAAGAGCTGGCGCTGTGGGATTTGGGACAGAAGCTTTGAGGGTGGAAGATCTGGTGGTTATAATGCTCGGCTCTGTACAATTTGTCTTGACTCCTTTCTAACGATTTCTCCTAGCTGGACTGGGCAGCTTTTGGCGTGATGACCCTGCCCTCCATCGGGATCCCGCTGCTGCTGTGGTACTCGAGCAAGAGGAAGTACGACACCCCCAAGACCAAAAAGAACTGAGCAGAGCCGAATGCCACCAGCACCCCAGAGCTCTGGAGAGAACAAACATTCACGCACTGAGAACAGCAGGTGTGTTTGGATCAGCAACAACCAACCCCTTCAAGCAGCAGCTGGCCTAAGCTCTGCCCCGTCAGCGATGGGGGAGCCGCCAGCCATTTCACTGGCAGCGACATGTTGCCTCCtcccttaaacaaacaaaaaaccccacaaccaaATCCTCTTGTCTGCGTATCTGGAGCAGAGTCGCCTTGTTCCGTTGCAGATAAGCACCGATGCAGCTGTGATAAGAATGTGTTAATGCGCAGAGGAGCTTGTTTGTGGgggtgcagctctgcagcatttctggcatctctgctgccttcCAGACTCCTTTCAGCCCAGTGGATCTCAGCCTGCCGCAGTCTCCTTGGACCCCTAAATTTTGCACCAGCATTGGATCCCTGCTCTTCCAAGCGCTGCACGCTGCCCACCTCGCAGAAACGCGCGTAGGAAGAAGCTCTGTCTAGTGACAGTAACAGGCCTCCTTTCTACAGAGGCTCGttagagctgctgctgtgctagATGGGGCATGGGAGGCCCGCGGTGATGCTTGTTCTCTAGGAAGCCCCGTTGTATTTCAATGAGCAGTTAACTGCcgtgtttctgtttttctggtcGCTCTGTTGAGGGTTGAGGTACTGAGGGTTTTGTAATAAAAcgaacaccacaaaacaaggccgCCTTTCTTTTACCGGGAGGTCCTGGAGGCAGGCGGCTGCCTCCAGAAGCAGCCCATGGGCATACTGTGTGCTTGCAGCACCTCTGGTCTAGCTTAAAAACATCCCAAGACTTTTCTGTGGCGCTCTCCTCGCCCCTCCCCTGCTCTTGCAGATGTGGCTATGAAACCTCCGTCGGTAAAATAGCCGGAAGGGTGAGGGCAGGCTGAGCAGGTGGACGGCAGAAGTCACTCTCAGATTCATTTCCCTGTTCCCTGAAGGACCGGTGACTCACGCCGGCTTTCCTGCTGGCCTCGAGCACGGCAGCGCTGCGCCTGGCCCACGCCGAGGCTCGCTGAGCCCCTTAGCAGCCCTGCTGAGCGGAGATGCGTGAGTGGAGGCGCAGGAAGGTGTTTGTGGTGCCAGTGACCGGCAGGGTGAAGTTTGGGGAGAGGCCAGGCCTCAAGTGTGTCCGCATTGGGGGAGAGGTGGCTGATTTCTGCCCtgagctctgggcagcagcttgGCAGCGGTGCGCAGGGCTCCCGTGGTGCTGCCTGGTCCCCTCCGGCCGGGCGTCGGAGCCCGCGCGGTGGTGGCAGCCGAGAAATCTGTGTTGGTGGATCAAAATCCCAGGCCATGCTGGAGCAAACACAGTGCCTTTGTTCCCGGAACAATGTTTCCAAGCCGGGATTCCTCACCCCCTCGTCCCAACCTTCGCTGCCACCGGTTGCACCCTTTGTTTTGCCTGCTGGGTGTCGCAGCTGGTGGGATCGGGGAGACGGTCGCTGTTTGATGCCGAACGGCGCGAATGAGGAGGGCTGGGGGGTCGCCAGCGGGTCTGACCGGCACAGCCCGCttccccgcgcggggctgcctcGCCTCGGATGCGCCCGGCGGCGGAGCTTTCCTCGCACGCCAAGGTAAGGCCGCTCTCCCTGGAAAACACTGCCGTTGTCCCTGCTGCGCCTGGGGATCCGCAGCGGGACAGAGTGGAGGCCAGGAAGGGCGAAGGTAACTAACGCCTCTTACCGAAGCCGCCCTCTGGGCTGTGGTTTTTGATGGGAGCCTGATTCAAACATAGTTGTCTAGTATCCctaaaatatcagtgtttttcGGTCTTTGTGTCGTGCTGGCGCTAGAAACCCTGGTCGCGGAGCCGTCCGTGCGAACCGAGGCTCTGGGCCCTCCGCCGCCGCGACAAAACTCCCAGGGCTTCTGCAAAACCTTGGAGTTTGTTcccagcccggccgccgcggtTTATCTCGCCACGGGGCAGGGCGCagcatgccgtgccgtgccagcTCGGGGCTCCGGGCACGCCTCATCTCCTGGCACCGCGCTCCTGCTGCGCAAAGGTCCCGGTGCCACCTGTTTGCTCGCAGCCACCGCACTCGTTGCCTTCTCCCCGGGGACGCGGGCAGAGCGACGGCGCCTGAGCCGCGCGCGGGGACATGGcgctttttttttctgctgacctGGTGCTTCATGTGACAGCCGAGCCGGGACGCCCCGAACAAAAGCTCTATGAAAACCTCTAGGCCACTTCTGGCAGATGAGGATTAAGTGCGCCGGGGTGCTGATCGCAGGTGCCTTGCGCGGGGGAGAGGTTCGGCCTCTCCGCAGCCGACCCGGCTCTTTCCTCCGGCTGTCAAATCCCTTCTGGATCCGGAGGCGCTCGGCGCCCGGCAAGGTGCGTGCTCTGTCCCGGCCCCGAGCAGGTTAAGGCAGGGCCTGAGTCACCTCCACGGTGGCCGGCTCTTATCACCCTCCGCCTGCCTCGCCGCCCAGGGCCGGGCTGCAGCCGGTCCCCCCGTAGCCGCCATCTCCCAGACTCGGCCCTGAGCCGGCGCCCGGGGTCGGAGAAGCGAAATcccgcggtgccggtgccggagccGGGCCTCGCTCCCCGGCGGGGCGATCTGCCCTCCCgcggatggggaaactgaggcacggggccgCGCGCTGCCTGCTCTGACCGTTTAATACCCCTCGGTCCTGGGCGTTTCGGGTCCTGGGCATTTCGGGTGGCCGGTAGCTGGAAAGGGGCCACGGCGGGGCCGTAGGGCCGGTCCGGGACGCGGGAACCTGATGGAGCAGGCGGAGATGAGGGCTGCTCCGTGCCCTGCGCAGAGCCGCGGCCGAGGGGTGAGGAAGGAGCAAAACAGGGGGGAAAAGAGCCGGATCCGCGCGGCTGCAGGAGCATCGCTGCTCCCTCCGCGTGCCGCGGACCCGGCGGTGCAGGGCAAAGGGTTAACAGGCCACAGGATCTGATTTGCCAAGTGGTTCCTGGTTGATTTGGTGCGTGAAAGCGGCCGGGGCGGAGAGGGAGGAGAGcgccggagcgggagcggggccggtaCCCGGGGGCATCGCGCTGCCGCACCGGGGTCCCACGGGGCCGGGCCGCTCCGGCCGCAGCAGGTAGGAATCGCGGGGCGAGCGGCTCGGCGGGTGCCCCGAGGGGGGAGAGCCTGCTTTGCCCCCGCAACCCGCCCCCGGTCCCATCCTGTGCGTGCGCTAGGTGGGGGCAGCCGGTGTGATGAGCGTGGCAGTGCTCAGCACTGAGCCAAAGAgctggggggggaaggaggaggaggaggatgtctGCCCCAAAACCCTCCTCCCCATCACCTTCACCTCCCCTCGCGGGAGCCCTGCGCCCTCCCCTGCCCCGTCATGTCGGAGCGGGCGCGAACAAAGCTGCTGACGGCGTGCGGCCGCCCGGCCGTGCCGGTAACGCGATCCCCAGCCCTTTTGCCGCTCTCCAGCTGCCGCCCGCCGACATGTTTTCGGGGGCTGGAAATGCAAGCGAGGACTTGGCGGGGCGCTCGGCGCCGGCTTTGCGCGAGGTCGGCGGCTCCCCTCCGCGCCTGGAGGAGCCCCGCGTGGGGTCTGAGAGGATGAGGAGGCGGAGGAAGGTGCAAGGGGGGGAGACGCCAGCGCCGGGCTGTGCCCCGAGCTGCCCTCGACGCCCTGAGCTCCCCGGCCCCTTTTCTCGCCACGGAGCGGGAAGTTCCTGGCCGCGCGGGTGGCTGCGCCAGTGGTGAGCTGGCCCTGTGTGCCTTTGGGGAGAGCCGGGCTTTATCGCTGGCGGAAGCGGGAGTGGGAGGCGGACGCACCTGGCTGCATCCGGTGCCCTCCGAGGACGCGCGGGAGCCTGGGGGGCTCTGTGCCCCCTTGGGTAGacctgccctccccagctgcatcTCCCTCCCCATTCCCAAAATATCAAGGGTAGGAGCTGCTCTGGTGCTCCCCAGCCCTTCCTcactcatcctcctcctcctcatcccctTTCTCCATCTTTCCCTGCATTTTGCCCCATGCACTTGTTGCTGCCTTGTTACTGCCTCCGGATTCATGGAAAAAGCGGTGGCTCGTCCCGCTCCGGCCCGGGGCGGCTCTGGGGGCAGCGCGGGCCGGCGGGGAGGAAAGTTTCTCATCAGCTGACTGTGCCAGGAGCACAAAAACAGGAAAGCGGCTGAGCTCATCCCATTTCCCTGCCTgtccgggccggggccgcgggagcgggcGCCCGCCGAGCGCAGCGGTGAGTCGGGGCGGCAGCCGCTCGGGCACCGGCCGGCTGCTCGGCACCGAAATGGGGCCGTGGGGGCCGTGCCGGCTGCGGAGCGCCCGCCCGCCGGATTCCTGGGGGTTTAATGAGTAACCGGCGGGGCCCAGGCTCGGACACGGCGTGGCTGCGCTGTCCCGCGAGccgccggcggcaccggggcgaACGTGGCCGGGGGCGGCCGCTCGGCCCCACGCGGCTTTCGGCACCGGCAGCTCGTTTTTACGGCCCTCGTGAGCTTCACAGTTTGTTTAAAGCCGGGAGGAGCTGCCGAAAAGGCGCCCCGGGGCGACGCGCTGGGCTGAGACCGCCCCAACTCGTTCCATGCGTGGTGGCGGCGGGCtgagccggggggcggcgggaccccCCGTCCCTGCTGCCCAGGCAGGTCCCGCGGCCGCCCCGACGCCTCCGCCCTTCGCTCCCGCAGCGGCCGGCCCCGAGCGCGGCATGAACGGCACCGGCCTCGTCCCGGCCCCCCGCGACGGCACCGTCGTCCCGAAACGCCGCTGCATGTCGGCCGCCGAGCCCGACGTCCAGGccgcctgggaggaggaggaggaggaggatgaggacgAAGATCGCTTCCGAGGGGTGCCGCTCCGGCGGGCCTGCGCGCTCCGGACCTCCGTGCGCTCCCGGGACGCTTTCCGCCGGCACAGCTGGGAGCCGGGCAAGGAGCTGCGCGGGGACCCCGGCTACGAGCAGCTCAGGtagcccccggccccgggacgaGCGTCGCCCGCACCGGGATGCGCCGGGATGCGCCGGGATGCTCCGGCGGCCGGCGCCGAGGGAGCGGGTGCCGCAGTGCCGGGTGCCCCTGTCCCCGCTGCAGCGCCTGCCTGGAGCGGCTGAGCCCCGACGCCTTCGACGGCAGCGCCGAGGGGctggcgcggccccggcgggaccCCCGGCGGGCCCCCCTGCTCCACAGCAGCGACGACCTGGAGTCCCTGCTCTCGCAGGACGAGGAGGACGAGGCCGACGCGAAGCTGGCGCGGgtaggagcagggctgcagccggggCGAGGGAccccggggcgcgcggcgggaaCCCTGCGCCCAGCTGCGGGCAGGGCGCTCCCGTCCGGAGTGCGATCCTCCGCGAGCGGCTTCATTTTGGGGAAGGGGAACCGAGGGCAGGAGGGGGAAGCTCTTGGCGCAAGCGTGCACGATGAATCGCTGGTGCAAGTGCCCGACGAATGTCCGATGCACGCGTGCAGGGACCGTGCGGTGCACACGCACGATGCATCGATGGTGCACGCGCACGGTGACTGCCCTGTGCGCGATGAACCCTCGGTGCACGTGCACGATGAGCATCTCATGCACGTGCACGTGGTGCATCGCCGGTGCACGTGGGCTCCGACGAGGGACAGGGCATTGCCCGGGCAGGGGCGGCGGTGGCAGGCGGTGACCCCCTCGGCCACCGCTGACTGCCCGGCTCCGCTCGCAGGAGGACGAGAAGCGGCTGCAGGCGTTCCGGGCCGGGCAGGGCTCCGGCGGCTGCACCCTCTCCAAGTCCGTGTCCCTGAGCGGCATCGACAGCTTCCCGGACGCCGACGGTGAGTGGAGGCACCTCTGCCGCTCGTCCCCGCGTGCCCGGGGCGGGCCGCCTCGGCGGTGCCTGTCCCCTTGCGAAGCCTCCCTGTAGCGAGCTCGAAACGAGGGAGCTGCCAAAAAAGTTAATTATTTCTCATTCCTCCCCTCGCTGCTGGCCCCCCCACTCCAGGCGCCCGCGGCTCCCGCTTCACCCGCTCTGTGTTTCCCTTGCAGAAATCTCCCTCTTCGCCTCCCAGCTGAGCCTGGCCAACGGGTGAGTTgccccgtgcctcggtttccccaggAGCCGACCTGCTCCGGGCGCagcgagggggcccaggcgtccgggggggggggggagctgctgcCATCCACCTCCTTGCGAGGGGGCTGAGACCTGACGCACTTCACTCGCTGCCGGCCCGGCGTTgtgcccgcggcgccggcccccggcACCTGTCACAGCCCATTCCCGTCTTCATTAGGGCAACGAGCCCGGCTCGTTAGCgcaggcggcgggggggccgcgggggctccccgcttcccggcccgcggccgcctctgAGCCGCCGTCTCCGCAGCTTCGGCGCCGGGAGCTGCGGGCAGCTGGCGACCGAGCCGGGGAGCCCGCGCCGGGACGAGACCCCCCTGGGCCGGACCCTCAGCTTCATCAGGAGGATGGCGGCGAAGTCCAAGGTAGGAGGAAGGGCGAATTCGGGGCCGGGCTCCGCCGGGGGGGTGTCGGGGGCCCCTCGGCTCCCCAAAACGCGGCGTCGTGGTTGAGCCTTCGCCCCCCGCCAGCCCGctgccgtgcctcagt includes these proteins:
- the SSR2 gene encoding translocon-associated protein subunit beta; the encoded protein is MKLLVLALFALLYVARCEEGARLLASKSLLNRYAVEGKDLTLQYNIYNVGSSAALDVELSDDSFPPEDFGIVSGMLNVKWDRIAPASNVSHTVVLRPLKAGYFNFTSATITYLAQEGGQVVVGFTSAPGQGGILAQREFDRRFSPHFLDWAAFGVMTLPSIGIPLLLWYSSKRKYDTPKTKKN